A region from the Vicia villosa cultivar HV-30 ecotype Madison, WI linkage group LG3, Vvil1.0, whole genome shotgun sequence genome encodes:
- the LOC131661729 gene encoding L-ascorbate oxidase: MSLLKTAFVWCLWLGILLELSYGATIRHYNFDVEYMIKTPDCLEHVVMGINGQFPGPTITAEVGDTLAIALTNKLSTEGTVIHWHGIRQIDTPWADGTAAISQCAINPGETFHYRFKVDKPGTYFYHGHYGMQRAAGLYGSLIVNLPGNQTEPFHYDGEFNLLLSDFWHKSSHEQEVGLSSAPMRWIGEPQSLLINGRGQFNCSLAAKFVNTTLPQCNFKGGEECAPQILHVEPKKTYRIRIASTTSLASLNLAISNHKLIVVEADGNYVHPFAVDDIDIYSGETYSVLLTTDQDPNKNYWLSIGVRGRKPNTSQALTILNYKTISASVFPSSPPPVTPLWNDFERSKAFTRQVISKMGTPQPPKISNQKILLLNTQNKIGDYTKWSINNVSLVLPVTPYLGSLKFKLKNTFDRKPPPRTYPMDYDIFKNPVNPNTTTGNGVYIFQLNDIVDVVLQNANQLNGNGSEIHPWHLHGHDFWVLGYGDGKFIPGVDEKKFNLTRAPLRNTAVIFPYGWTALRFKADNPGVWAFHCHIEPHLHMGMGVIFAEGVQKIGRVPAQALTCGATARFVNHGH; this comes from the exons ATGAGTTTGTTGAAAACAGCTTTTGTTTGGTGCTTATGGTTGGGAATATTGTTGGAGTTATCATATGGAGCAACAATCAGACACTACAACTTTGATGTGGAATACATGATCAAAACACCAGATTGCTTAGAACATGTTGTGATGGGAATCAACGGTCAGTTTCCAGGCCCAACTATTACAGCTGAAGTTGGTGACACTCTTGCCATTGCTCTCACCAATAAGCTTTCCACAGAAGGAACTGTTATTCACTGGCATGGAATCCGACag ATTGATACTCCTTGGGCTGATGGAACTGCTGCAATATCACAGTGTGCTATAAATCCAGGAGAAACTTTTCATTACAGATTCAAAGTTGACAAG CCTGGAACATATTTTTACCATGGACACTATGGTATGCAAAGAGCAGCAGGGTTATATGGTTCTTTAATAGTAAATTTACCAGGGAATCAAACGGAACCATTTCACTATGATGGTGAGTTCAACTTGCTTCTTAGTGATTTTTGGCACAAAAGTTCTCATGAACAAGAGGTTGGTCTTTCTTCAGCTCCAATGAGATGGATTGGTGAACCACAG TCACTGCTCATCAATGGACGAGGACAGTTTAACTGTTCCCTAGCAGCTAAATTTGTGAACACCACTCTACCACAATGCAATTTCAAAGGTGGTGAAGAATGTGCCCCTCAGATTCTTCATGTGGAGCCAAAGAAAACCTACAGAATTAGGATTGCTAGTACAACGTCATTAGCTTCACTTAACTTGGCCATCTCG AATCACAAGCTCATTGTAGTGGAAGCAGATGGAAACTACGTGCATCCATTCGCCGTTGACGACATCGACATCTACTCCGGCGAAACCTATTCCGTCCTTCTCACAACAGATCAAGACCCAAACAAAAACTACTGGCTCTCAATAGGCGTCAGAGGAAGAAAACCAAACACATCACAAGCCCTAACAATCCTCAACTACAAAACAATCTCAGCCTCAGTCTTCCCATCTTCACCTCCACCGGTAACTCCATTATGGAACGATTTCGAACGTAGCAAAGCCTTCACAAGACAAGTCATTTCCAAAATGGGAACACCGCAGCCACCAAaaatctcaaaccagaaaattcTCCTCCTCAACACACAAAACAAAATCGGGGATTATACTAAATGGTCTATCAACAATGTTTCATTAGTATTACCGGTTACGCCTTACTTAGGATCATTGAAGTTTAAACTGAAAAACACATTTGATAGAAAACCGCCACCAAGGACGTATCCTATGGACTACGACATATTTAAGAATCCAGTTAACCCGAACACAACTACCGGTAACGGTGTCTATATTTTCCAGTTGAATGAtattgttgatgttgtattaCAGAATGCAAACCAGTTGAATGGGAATGGTAGTGAGATTCATCCCTGGCATTTGCATGGGCATGATTTTTGGGTTTTGGGATATGGAGATGGGAAATTTATACCTGGTGTTGATGAGAAAAAGTTTAACTTGACGCGTGCGCCTTTGAGGAACACTGCGGTTATATTTCCATATGGTTGGACAGCTTTAAGGTTTAAGGCTGATAATCCTGGTGTTTGGGCGTTTCATTGTCATATTGAGCCTCATTTGCATATGGGAATGGGTGTTATTTTTGCTGAGGGTGTTCAGAAAATTGGGAGAGTTCCTGCACAAGCTCTTACTTGTGGTGCTACTGCTAGGTTTGTGAACCATGGACACTAG